In Zingiber officinale cultivar Zhangliang chromosome 8B, Zo_v1.1, whole genome shotgun sequence, a single genomic region encodes these proteins:
- the LOC122013781 gene encoding probable CCR4-associated factor 1 homolog 11, with translation MAVAVVNNDMLSSSSAASTSRIEVRSVWAHSLDEEFALIRSAVPFHPFVALDTEYPGVVVASKNPYCTLTLPQRYELIRANVEALRIVQVGLTLSDAAGNLPCAIYSDGTCVRYVWEFNFRDFDINRDRYAPSSVELLKANGIDFQKNQIWGIDSCRFAQHLATSGLLSFGHFSPVSWVTFQGAYDFAFLVKMLTCDCKLPKTVREFLHLVHFFFGKRVFDVKHLSKHCPGLYGGLERVASTVRVERAVGSRHQSGSDSLLTWQVFYQIASRVNPQLIDRPEHMGTLFDLQLQ, from the coding sequence ATGGCTGTCGCAGTTGTCAACAACGATATGCTAAGTTCCTCTTCCGCCGCCAGCACCAGCAGAATCGAGGTTCGCTCCGTGTGGGCTCATAGCCTCGACGAGGAGTTCGCCCTTATCCGCTCCGCCGTCCCGTTCCACCCCTTCGTCGCGTTGGACACCGAGTATCCTGGCGTCGTCGTCGCTTCCAAAAATCCCTACTGCACCCTCACCCTCCCCCAGCGCTACGAATTGATCCGCGCCAACGTCGAGGCCCTCCGCATCGTCCAGGTCGGTCTCACCCTCTCCGACGCCGCCGGCAACCTCCCATGTGCCATCTACAGCGACGGCACTTGTGTGCGTTACGTGTGGGAATTTAATTTCCGTGACTTCGACATCAACCGCGACCGTTACGCCCCTTCCTCCGTCGAGCTGCTCAAGGCTAATGGCATCGATTTCCAAAAGAATCAAATATGGGGCATCGACTCTTGCAGATTCGCCCAGCACTTGGCCACCTCAGGCTTGCTTTCCTTTGGCCATTTTTCTCCCGTCTCCTGGGTTACCTTCCAAGGCGCCTATGACTTCGCCTTCCTAGTCAAGATGCTGACATGCGACTGCAAATTACCAAAGACCGTTCGTGAGTTTTTGCACCTCGTTCACTTCTTTTTCGGCAAAAGGGTGTTCGATGTGAAGCACCTTAGCAAACATTGTCCTGGGCTTTACGGAGGATTGGAGCGGGTGGCCTCTACCGTCCGAGTTGAGCGAGCAGTGGGCTCTCGACATCAATCCGGCTCCGATAGCTTATTAACATGGCAGGTGTTCTACCAAATCGCTTCTCGTGTGAATCCACAACTCATCGATCGTCCAGAACACATGGGAACTCTCTTTGACCTCCAACTGCAATAG